The Candidatus Aminicenantes bacterium nucleotide sequence GGGGCCACCCCCCTTGGTAAGGGGGGTTAAGAAAGATAAAGAGGTTTATATTATTTGTGATCGGTAATTGAGATTGTACTAATCTTTTTACAAACCTCGGGGAAATGATTTTTTACATCATTATTGGCAATCCTAATTATCCTCAAACCATATCCCTCTAAAATACGTGATCTTTCTGCATCATATTTCTTGCCGATTTTAGGGCAATAGAAGTCGACAATGAAATTATCAATCGGCCGTTGACGAAGCACCCTGTATTTAAAATGACGCAACAGACCTAGCCACAGCTTTATTTCAGAAACGGTCATGTTCTTGCGCATAGCCCGGGCCCGTTCAACTAAATCCGGGTTATAAGGCAGATGAAACCCTGTCGAGATTAAGT carries:
- a CDS encoding DUF559 domain-containing protein, with product MDWDQETLKERDLISTGFHLPYNPDLVERARAMRKNMTVSEIKLWLGLLRHFKYRVLRQRPIDNFIVDFYCPKIGKKYDAERSRILEGYGLRIIRIANNDVKNHFPEVCKKISTISITDHK